GTCAGTCGTCCGACATCAACCTCGTGCCCCCGGCAGTGCTGCCTGGACCGAACTTCCTCACCAACGCCGGCAAGGCATTCGAGAGCGTGCCGTTCCTGCTCTCGCTGGTGAACAGCGCGGTGATCTCCGCCGCGATCACGATCTCGGTCGTCTTCTTCTCGACCCTGGCCGGATACGCGTTCGCCAAGCTGCGCTTCCGGGGGCGCACCGGCCTGCTCGTGACGGTGATCGCCACCATGGCCGTTCCGACTCAGCTGGGCATCATCCCGCTGTTCATGCTGATGGCCGAGTGGCGCTGGATCGGCACTCTGCAGGCCGTCATCATCCCCGGGATGGTGACCGCTTTCGGGGTGTTCTTCATGCGCCAGTATCTCGTCGACGTCATCCCCGATGAGCTCATCGAAGCGGCGCGCGTCGACGGCGCGAGCATGTGGGGCACGTTCTGGCACGTCGCCCTGCCTGCCGCGCGCCCCGCGATGGCCGTGCTCGGACTGTTCAGCTTCATGGCCGCCTGGACCGACTACCTGTGGCCGCTGCTGGCATTGAGCCCTCGCAATCCCAGCGTGCAGACCGCGCTGGCGGCGCTGAGCGCCGCCGGCGGGCAGAACCCCGACAATGCGATGGTGCTCGCCGGTGCGGTGCTCTCGGTGATCCCTCTCCTCATCCTCTTCTTCGTCGCGGGAAAGCAGCTCGTGACCGGAATCATGCAAGGCGCAGTGAAAGGCTGACATGACGATCGAGATGCAGGCCCACACCAGAGACAGCCCCGACTACCGGGACGCCGGACTCGACTTCCCCGCCGGATTCGTCATCGGCGCGGCCACTGCGGCGTATCAGATCGAGGGCGCCGCCACCGCCGACGGACGGGGGCCCTCCATCTGGGACACGTTCAGCGCCACGCCGGGCAGGGTCGTCGACGGGGACACGGGCGACGTCGCCGTCGACCACTACAACCGGCTCGAGTCCGACCTCGACCTGATGGCTCAGCTCGGCATCGAGGCGTACCGGTTCTCGATCTCGTGGCCGCGCATCCAGCCGACCGGATCCGGACCGGTGAACGTGGCGGGCCTGGCCTTCTACGGCCGCCTCGTCGATGGCCTGATCGCCCGCGGCATCCGTCCGATCGCGACTCTCTATCACTGGGACCTGCCGCAGGCGCTCGAGGATGCCGGCGGCTGGACCAACCGCGAGACCGCCTATCGCTTCGCCGAGTACACCCGCCATGTCGCCCGAGCGCTCGGCGACCGCGTGCCGGTGTGGACCACCCTGAACGAGCCCTGGTGCAGCGCTTTCCTCGGCTACGGCTCGGGCGCGCACGCTCCCGGCCGCACCGACGGTGCCGCAGCGCTTCAGGCGATGCACCACCTGAACCTCGCCCACGGCCTCGCCGTGCAGGTGCTTCGGGAGGTCGCGCCGCACGCACAGGTGTCGGTGACGCTGAACTTCCACGTCGTGCGGGGCGCAGACGGGCAGCGATCCGAGGCGGTGCGACGCATCGACGCCCTGGCCAACAGGTCGTTCACCCACCCGATGCTCGTCGGCGGCTACCCGGCGGATCTCATCGATGACACCGCGCAGGTCACCGACTGGCTGTTCGTGCGGCCGGGCGACGCCGAGATCATCCATCAGCCGATCGACTTCCTCGGCGTCAACTATTACTCGACTACGCGGGTGCGCATGTGGGACGGCTCCGCCCCGCGCGAGCGCGCCGACGGTCACAAGGACGTCGGCGGCTCGGCCTGGCCGGGCAGCGACATCGTCGAATTCCTGAGGCAGGACGGCCCGTACACGGCGATGGGATGGAACATCGCTCCCGACGGGCTCGAGGAGCTGCTGCTGAGGCTCAGTCGCGAGCATCCGGGTCTGCCGCTCGTCATCACCGAGAACGGCGCCGCCTTCGACGACGAGCGCATCGGCGATCGAGTGCACGACGACGCCAGGCTGGACTATCTGCGCCGTCACTTCACTGCGGCGCATCGCGCTCTTCAGCAGGGCGTCGACCTGCGCGGCTATCTCGTGTGGTCGCTGTTCGACAACTTCGAGTGGGGCTACGGGTACAGCAAGCGATTCGGCATCGTGCACGTCGACTACGACACGCAGGAGCGCACGGTGAAGGACAGCGGACGGTGGCTGTCGCGACTGATCGAGGAGCACCGGATCCCGGAGTGATCACCGGGCCCGCGTGGCGTACGGTGAAGAGGTCCGCCCTCGAGTGGCGAGGTCCACGATCGCGCTGGATGCGCAGCAGGAGACGAAGAGTGACGATGAAGCCGTCTCACAGCGCGAAGCCGTGGATCCCGACGCTCGAAGAGGTCGCGGCGCTCGCAGGGGTGTCGAGCTCGACCGCGTCGCGGGTGATCAACGGGTCGCCGCGGGTCACCGAGAACACCGTCGCGCGAGTCAATGCGGCGATCGCGAAGGTGGGTTACGTGCCCAATCGTGCGGCGCGCAGCCTCGCCCGTCGCAGCACTCAGACGGTGGCCATGGTCATCCCCGAGCGCACGGCGGAGTTCTTCGCAGACCCGTACTTCGCCGAGGTGATCCAGGGCGCCGCGATGTATGCGTCGTCGACCGAGTACTCGCTCACGCTGCTCATCGAGTCGGAGAAGGACCCGCAGAAGACCCACCAGCTGCTGCGCCGCGGCAATGTGGACGGAGCGCTGATCCTCTCGCATCACAGCGCATCGTCGTCGTATCGAGAGCTGGCGCGCACGCTGCCGGTCGTCTTCGGGGTGCGCCCGCCGGGCGAGACCGGTGAAGAGATCCACATCGTCGACGTCGACAACACCGCCGTCGGCGCGCTCGCCACGCGGCATCTCATCGAGCGGGGGCGGCGGCGGATCGCCACGATCACCGGACCGCTCGACACGTCGGCTGGGCAGGAGCGTCTCCAGGGGTGGCGCGATGTGCTCAGAGCTGCGGGCCTCGACGAGGCCGGCAGCGAAGAGGGCGACTACACCCCGACCGGCGGAGCGGCGGCCGCGCGTCGGCTGCTCGATGCGGGGGTGGAGATGGATGCCCTGTTCGTCGCGTCGGCGCAGATGGCGGCCGGCGCGCTGAGCGTGCTGAAGGAGCGCGGAATCGGGGTTCCGGATGACGTCGCCGTCGCCACGGTCGACAACAACGTCTTCTCGACGAGCGCGTCTCCGCAGCTCACGACCGTCGATCTGCACACCGCGGACAAGGGCGCGGCGATGATGGCGGCGGTCGTGCGTCTGATTCGCGGCGAACAGCTCGGCGCCGACTCTCCGCTGCCGCTCGACCTCGTGATCCGCGAGTCCACGGGCGCGTGATCCGGCGCGGCGCGCCCGGGCGCGATTCCACTTGACTTTCCCCAGGTTCTGCACATCGGCGCCGACTCGCCGAAACCTTCAATCTCACGTTGAAGCGGAAATCCCTCCACAGGGTGGGGAACCGAAGAAAACCTGATCAAACGCAAGAAAATTCGACGACGTTGAAACTCTCCACCGAGTTGTCCACACCCGTTCTGCACAGACACTCCAGAGTTCTTCGCACACTCTCCACATAGTTATCCACAGCCCTAGTTGCATGGGGATAACCCGGCTTCTAGCTTGGGGGAGACCGGATGTCGGTGGCGCGTGTTCTGCTTGCGCCTGAGGCCGACGACCCGCCGGTCGCAAGCGCCGGTGACGTGTGTCGAGTCGTGCCGGCCGGGAGGAGCACGGTGTCGATCGCAGATATCTCGAACGAGCGTCTGGGTGGTTCGCGCACGCCCGAGCGCACCCCGCCGCACGATCTTCTGGCCGAGCAGAGCGCGCTGGGTGGCATGCTGCTGTCGAAGGATGCCGTCGCCGATGTCATCGAGATGCT
The window above is part of the Microbacterium sp. nov. GSS16 genome. Proteins encoded here:
- a CDS encoding carbohydrate ABC transporter permease, whose product is MTAILTRPVAPGSPEFDQRRAEASERRARRRRAYERPGMLTYALLIAYFVGSAFPLWWSFVIASRQSSDINLVPPAVLPGPNFLTNAGKAFESVPFLLSLVNSAVISAAITISVVFFSTLAGYAFAKLRFRGRTGLLVTVIATMAVPTQLGIIPLFMLMAEWRWIGTLQAVIIPGMVTAFGVFFMRQYLVDVIPDELIEAARVDGASMWGTFWHVALPAARPAMAVLGLFSFMAAWTDYLWPLLALSPRNPSVQTALAALSAAGGQNPDNAMVLAGAVLSVIPLLILFFVAGKQLVTGIMQGAVKG
- a CDS encoding GH1 family beta-glucosidase, with protein sequence MTIEMQAHTRDSPDYRDAGLDFPAGFVIGAATAAYQIEGAATADGRGPSIWDTFSATPGRVVDGDTGDVAVDHYNRLESDLDLMAQLGIEAYRFSISWPRIQPTGSGPVNVAGLAFYGRLVDGLIARGIRPIATLYHWDLPQALEDAGGWTNRETAYRFAEYTRHVARALGDRVPVWTTLNEPWCSAFLGYGSGAHAPGRTDGAAALQAMHHLNLAHGLAVQVLREVAPHAQVSVTLNFHVVRGADGQRSEAVRRIDALANRSFTHPMLVGGYPADLIDDTAQVTDWLFVRPGDAEIIHQPIDFLGVNYYSTTRVRMWDGSAPRERADGHKDVGGSAWPGSDIVEFLRQDGPYTAMGWNIAPDGLEELLLRLSREHPGLPLVITENGAAFDDERIGDRVHDDARLDYLRRHFTAAHRALQQGVDLRGYLVWSLFDNFEWGYGYSKRFGIVHVDYDTQERTVKDSGRWLSRLIEEHRIPE
- a CDS encoding LacI family DNA-binding transcriptional regulator encodes the protein MKPSHSAKPWIPTLEEVAALAGVSSSTASRVINGSPRVTENTVARVNAAIAKVGYVPNRAARSLARRSTQTVAMVIPERTAEFFADPYFAEVIQGAAMYASSTEYSLTLLIESEKDPQKTHQLLRRGNVDGALILSHHSASSSYRELARTLPVVFGVRPPGETGEEIHIVDVDNTAVGALATRHLIERGRRRIATITGPLDTSAGQERLQGWRDVLRAAGLDEAGSEEGDYTPTGGAAAARRLLDAGVEMDALFVASAQMAAGALSVLKERGIGVPDDVAVATVDNNVFSTSASPQLTTVDLHTADKGAAMMAAVVRLIRGEQLGADSPLPLDLVIRESTGA